The segment GGTGGCCGGCAGGGTCCAGGACAGATCGGCCTCGCCATTGAGGAAGGACAGCCAGCGCGGCTGGTCTTCCTCGATGATGGAGAGCTCCACCCGGTCGATCATGGGCAGGCGCCGCCCCTTGAAGCGGGCCAGCAGGGCCTGGGCCGCGGCGTCATCGGCGCTGGGCTCGGCGTCGTAGAAATGTTCGCGATAGCCCGGGTTCCTCTCCAGCACGATCAGGGAGTTGCGGCGCCACTGCGCCAGGCGGAAGGGCCCGGTGCCCACCGGATGCTCCATGGCGCGTGCCTGGCCGTAATGCTCGATCACCTCGCGCGCCACGGCACCGAACTGGTCGCCACCGGCCAGGATGAAGAGAAAACGCGGCCGCGGCTCCCTGAGCCGGAACTGCAGGGTGTAGCGGTCCAGCGCGCTCAGGCCTTCGACGGGCTTGTCGTAGTCGAAGGGCTTCTTGTGCTTGATCGCTTCCTGGCGCAGCTCATCCAGGCCCAGGATGCCGGCGGCGTTGAAATTGGCGTAGCTGGGGCTCTTGGTGACCGGGTCGAAGAAGCGCTTGAAGCTGTAGACAAAGTCCTGCGCCACCAGCTCGCGCGGCCGGCCCTTGAAGGCGGCGTCTTCGGCAAAGAAGATGCCGGGGCGGATCTTCACGGTCCAGATCCGGTAGTCCGCACTGACCTCGGGCATGCCCTGGGCCACATTGGGCCGGATCTTGTAAGGCCGGGCCAGGTAGTCGTACTCGTAGAGCCCGTCGAAGATATGGGCGCTGATGATGCGGGAGTACAGATCGCTGATCTGGGCCGGATCAAAGCCGGTTTCTCCGGCATTGAAGGCATAGCGCAGCACCTTGGGGGTCGACGAGGCCGGCGCTGGCTGGGCCGCCGCCCAGGGTGCCGGCCCGCTCGCCCCGAGCAGCCCGAGCAGGGCCAGCGCGGCGCGGCGCTTCATCAGGAGCCCATGCGCGCGCGGCGCAGGTCCATGTCCACGTCGATGTACTGCCAGAACTGGTTGCCGAAGAGCGGGCGCTTGTAGCCGATCACCCAGGGCTGGCTCAGGTCCGTGACGATGCGGTGCACCAGGTACTTCTGGGGCATGTAGGCGGTGATGATCTTCTGCGCCTCGCGCAGCAGGCCCATGCGCTCCGGGCCATCGGGCAGGCGCTGCATTTCCTCGTAGATCTCGTCGAAGCGCTTGTGCTTGAAGCGGCCCAGGTTCTGGCCGCCCGAGGTGGGCCCGTAGAGGATTTCCAGGCCGGGCTGGGTATCGGGGGTGGAGGCGCTGTAGCCCAGCTGCCAGATCATCAGCTGGCCGGCGCGCGCGGCCTTGAGCTGCTCGGGCCATTTGCCGGCCTTGATCTTGAGGCGCAGGCCCAGATTGTCCATATTGCGCTTCCACAGCTCGTCGAAGGCGCGCGAGAGGGCGTCGGGCTGGCTGGCGTACTCGATCACCAGGGGCTTGCCCTCGGGCGTCTCGCGCCAGCCGTCGCCGTCCACGTCCTTGTAGCCGTACAGGTCCAGCAGGGCGCGGGCGCGGGCCAGGTCGTAGTCGCCGTTCTCGGTCTTGTAGTCGGGCTCGTAGCCCCAGGTGCTGGGCGAGACCAGGGACTGGGCCACCACGGCCTGGCCGCGGCGCACGGTGTTGACCTCGCGCTGGGTGTCGGTGCCCAGGCCGATGGCGCGGCGCAGCGCCACCTTCTCGGGCGTGTAGCCGCCGACCAGCGGATCTTCCATATTGAAGTAGTAGAGCGTGCGGTCGGGGTTGACCAGGCGGTCCATATGGATGCCCTGCTTGGCCAGATTGGGCGCCAGCCGGCCATTCGGGGCGGCCACATTCGAGAACTCCAGGGGCACGCTGATGTAGTCGATCTCGCGGTTCAGGAAGGACAGCCAGCGCGGCTGGCTCTCCTCGATGACCGAGACCTCCACCCGGTCCACCATGGGCAGGCGGCGGCCCTTGAGCCGGGCCAGCAAGGCCTGGCCCTCGGCATCATCGGCATTGGGCTCGGCGTCGTAATAGAGCTCGCGGAAATTGGGGTTGCGCTCCAGCACCATCTGCGAGCTGCGGCGCCACTTGGTGAGCATGAAGGGGCCGGTGCCCACCGGATGCTCCATGGTGCGGCCGGCATAGTGCTCCATCACCTCGCGGGCCACGGCGCCGTACTGGTCGCCACCGGCCAGGCTGTAGATGAAACGCGGCCGAGGTTCCTTCAGGCGGTACTGGATGGTGTAGCGGTCCAGAGCGCGCAGGCCCTCGACGGGCTTGTCGTAATCGAAGGGCTTCTTGCTCCTGAGCGCTTCCTGGCGCAGCTCGTCCAGGCCCAGGATGGTGGCGTCGTTGAAGTAGGAGTAGGCCGGGCTCTTGGTGGCCGGATCGAAGAAGCGCTTGAGTGCGTAGACGAAGTCCTCGGCCACCAGCTCACGCTTCCTGCCCTTGAAGGCCTCGTCCGGCGCGTAGAAGATGCCGGGGCGGATCTTGATGGTCCAGGTCCGGTAGTCCTCGCTGACCTCGGGCATGCCCAGGGCCACATTGGGCTTGACCTTGAAGGGCCGGGCCAGATGGTCGTACTTGTAGAGCCCGTCGAAGATGTGGCCCGTGATGATGCGCGAGTACAGATCGCTGATCTGGGCCGGGTCGAAGCCGGTCTCGGCAATGATGAAGGCGTAGCGGAAGACCTTGGGCGCGGGCGCATGGGCCGCGGCGCTGGCCGGCGTGTTCTGCTGAGCCTGGGCCGCTCCGAGCAGGCCCAGCGCACAGGCGGCGCCGGCTATCCAGGGGGTCAGGGGGATGCGGCGGGCTGCGCGGGGCCACAGGCTCATGAGCGGGGTCTCCTCAATCAGTGCGGGATCTTGCTGGCGTCGATGTCCACGTACTCCCACCAGTTCAGCTTGAACGGATGGCGCCGGTAGCCGATCACCTGGGGCTGGGCCAGATCGGTGATGAAGCGGTGGGCCTTGTACTTGTAGGGCATGTAGGCGGCCATCAGGCGCTTGCTCTCGCGGAACAGGGCCTCACGCTCGGGGCCGTCCGGCAGGGGCGAGGCCTGCTCGAAGAGCTTGTCGGCCGCCGGCAGGCGGATGCGCGAAAAGTTCTGGCTGCCGATATAGCCGCTGGACAGGCTGCTGAGGAAGTCCAGCGGATCGGGCATGGAGGCCGTGGTGGCCAGGCTCCAGATCTGGAACTTGCCCGCCCGCAGGGCCTTGTAGTTCTCGGGCCATTTGCCGGGCTTGAAGCGCACGCGCAGGCCCACCTTGGCCAAGCTCTTCTGCCAGATCTCGTCGATCTGGCGCTGGGCACCATCGGGCGTGGTCAGGCTCTCCAGCA is part of the Shinella sp. XGS7 genome and harbors:
- a CDS encoding ABC transporter substrate-binding protein codes for the protein MSLWPRAARRIPLTPWIAGAACALGLLGAAQAQQNTPASAAAHAPAPKVFRYAFIIAETGFDPAQISDLYSRIITGHIFDGLYKYDHLARPFKVKPNVALGMPEVSEDYRTWTIKIRPGIFYAPDEAFKGRKRELVAEDFVYALKRFFDPATKSPAYSYFNDATILGLDELRQEALRSKKPFDYDKPVEGLRALDRYTIQYRLKEPRPRFIYSLAGGDQYGAVAREVMEHYAGRTMEHPVGTGPFMLTKWRRSSQMVLERNPNFRELYYDAEPNADDAEGQALLARLKGRRLPMVDRVEVSVIEESQPRWLSFLNREIDYISVPLEFSNVAAPNGRLAPNLAKQGIHMDRLVNPDRTLYYFNMEDPLVGGYTPEKVALRRAIGLGTDTQREVNTVRRGQAVVAQSLVSPSTWGYEPDYKTENGDYDLARARALLDLYGYKDVDGDGWRETPEGKPLVIEYASQPDALSRAFDELWKRNMDNLGLRLKIKAGKWPEQLKAARAGQLMIWQLGYSASTPDTQPGLEILYGPTSGGQNLGRFKHKRFDEIYEEMQRLPDGPERMGLLREAQKIITAYMPQKYLVHRIVTDLSQPWVIGYKRPLFGNQFWQYIDVDMDLRRARMGS
- a CDS encoding ABC transporter substrate-binding protein; this encodes MKRRAALALLGLLGASGPAPWAAAQPAPASSTPKVLRYAFNAGETGFDPAQISDLYSRIISAHIFDGLYEYDYLARPYKIRPNVAQGMPEVSADYRIWTVKIRPGIFFAEDAAFKGRPRELVAQDFVYSFKRFFDPVTKSPSYANFNAAGILGLDELRQEAIKHKKPFDYDKPVEGLSALDRYTLQFRLREPRPRFLFILAGGDQFGAVAREVIEHYGQARAMEHPVGTGPFRLAQWRRNSLIVLERNPGYREHFYDAEPSADDAAAQALLARFKGRRLPMIDRVELSIIEEDQPRWLSFLNGEADLSWTLPATFAPQAVPHGKLAPHLAKRGMQMERVLNPDRFMYYWNMDDPVVGGYTPEKVALRRAIALGTDVQRQISSVWRGQAVPAQSVVAPSTWGFDKDYKSENSDYDLPRAKALLDLYGYVDRDGDGWREQPDGSPLVIEFNSQADARARAFQEMWRRDMAALGIRLQVRIALWPEQLKAARAGQLQLWQLGYSASTPDVQPGLELLYGPASGGQNLGRFKLPAFDALYDRLQALPDGPERLAVLREAQRLSAAYMPQKFLVHRIVTDLSQPWLIGYKRPLFSQQFWQYVDIDTEKQSLR